The segment GTACAGAAATAGGAGCTCCATTTCCAATAGGTACACTGCCAACGTAAATACGATTAGATTTTCTTCTTTTAATATTTTTGTATTTATTCATATTTTTCTATAGATGTTTAATATAATTATTATAAATATAAGAGAATATTTTTTTATTTTAAATAAAATAATTAAATATTAATACTCTTTAAAAATTTAGAATTAGTTTCTAATACGATTAATTATTTCACCAGTTAATTGACCGCACGCAGCGTTAATATCTTGACCTCTATTTTTTCTAATTGTTGTATTAAATCCCTTTGTCCTTAAAATATTTGCAAAAATATTAATTCTTTTTTTACTGCTAGATATAAAATTTGCATTTTTAAAAGAATTCCAAGGAATAAGATTTATTTTACTAGGAATTTTTTTTAAAATATTTGCTAATTCTTTGGCATTTTCGTTTGAATCGTTAATTCCACTTAACATAACATATTCAACAGTAACACCACCTCTATTTGCACGAGAAAATTTTAAATATTGAGAAACTGAATTTAAAAAAGATTTAATATTATACTTTTTATTTATTGGCATAATTGAATTTCTAATAAAATCATTTGGTGCATGTAAAGATATAGCTAAACTAACATCGATTTTTTTACTTAATTTATCTAATGCTGGAACAATTCCTGAAGTAGAAAGAGTAATACGACGTTTTGATAATCCAAATCCATTTTTATCTAAAATAATTTTTATTGCAGAAACAACATTATTTAAATTTAACAAAGGTTCACCCATACCCATGAAAACTATATTAGTAATTAAACTATTATTTTTTTTTTCCCTTAATATTTTATTCGCCTGCCAAATTTGAGAAATAATTTCAGAAACTCTTAAATTTCTGTTGAAACCTTGTTGTCCAGTAGCACAAAAATCACATCTTAGAGCACAACCAATTTGTGAAGAAACACAAAGAGTAGCACGTTTTTTTTCAGGAATATAAATAGTTTCTATTTTTTGTTTATTAATAGATGTAATCCATTTAATAGTACCGTCATAAGATACTTTTTCTTCTGTAAAATTTGATGCAAATATACAAGATTTTTCATTTAATTTTTTTCTAATATCTTTTTTCAGATTTGACATTAAATTAAAATTACTACAATTATAATTGTAAATCCATTTCATGAGTTGTTCTGTAGAAAATTTTTTAGCTCCAATAGAAATAAGAAAAATTTCTATTTCTTTTGGATTTAAATCTAATAAGTTGATCTTATCATTAGAAATATTTTGTATATTAATACTTTTATGCATCTAATAACCTTAAATAATTAGTCCACAAATATTTAGATATAAAATAATTATTATATAGATAATTAGTTTAATTAAAAAAATATTAAAAATATATAAATTATGATATTATAAAAAACCATATATTTTTTTGATAAAACTTTATCTTTTTTTTAAATTTAGGAGAATATAATGCATCCAATGTTAAATATTGCCATTCGTGCAATTCGAAAAGGAGGAAACATTATTATACAAAATTATGATACTCAAAAATTTATTAAAGAAGATATAGATAAAAAGAAAATATTTATTAAAAATATAATGTATAAAACATACAGAATAATTAGTGAAGTAATTTA is part of the Buchnera aphidicola (Rhopalosiphum maidis) genome and harbors:
- the rlmN gene encoding 23S rRNA (adenine(2503)-C(2))-methyltransferase RlmN yields the protein MHKSINIQNISNDKINLLDLNPKEIEIFLISIGAKKFSTEQLMKWIYNYNCSNFNLMSNLKKDIRKKLNEKSCIFASNFTEEKVSYDGTIKWITSINKQKIETIYIPEKKRATLCVSSQIGCALRCDFCATGQQGFNRNLRVSEIISQIWQANKILREKKNNSLITNIVFMGMGEPLLNLNNVVSAIKIILDKNGFGLSKRRITLSTSGIVPALDKLSKKIDVSLAISLHAPNDFIRNSIMPINKKYNIKSFLNSVSQYLKFSRANRGGVTVEYVMLSGINDSNENAKELANILKKIPSKINLIPWNSFKNANFISSSKKRINIFANILRTKGFNTTIRKNRGQDINAACGQLTGEIINRIRN